The segment TAGAAAAGGAAGCTCCAAAAGAATTAGACTGCTGTGTTACTGAGGAAGGATCCCAGGGCCTTCAAATGTGATGCCCTTAAAATGTATTCATGGTATGCTGCTGCTGCAAGTGCTCCAACAAATGGGCCCACCCAGAATATCCACTGCATTCATATGAATCCAGACCCAAACACAGATTAACAGCTATGTCTTACAAAATCAAAAACCCATTGCATAATTAGACAGACATGGTACAGAGTAGCCCATAATTCTTACCTGGTCATCCCATGGCTGCTGGTGGCCATAGATGACAGCTGCTCCAAAACTCCTAGCAGGGTTGATACCTGTCCCTGTGATTGGAATTGTTGCCAAATGCACCATGAACACAGCAAAACCAATTGGTAATGGAGCCAAAACCTGTATTCAAACAAACTATCATTAGCCCTTTCCTAAATCACCACTTCAAGATTTATATTTCTCTCCTGTTGTTATATGTTCTAGTAATGGATCATAGTGTTTGATACGAATTGTTGACAATTGTATGGTCTAGTCCAGAAAAAAACATATTGAATATATCCAAGTCAATCACAATGTAACAAATTTGGGAAGACACAACTTACAGGGACATGGGAGTCTCGAGCACTACGTTTGGGATCTGTGGCAGAAAAAACAGTGTAAACTAGTACAAATGTACCAATTATCTCAGCACCCAACCCCACACCCTTTGTGTAGCCATTAGCCACAGAATTGGCTCCACCTCCATATTGGGTATAGTAGGACTTCTGAAAGGCCTTCACCAGTCCACACCCGCATATGGCTCCCAAGCATTGAGCTACCATGTAAAGCACAGCCCTTGGCAAGGACACCTTCCTAGCCAAAAACAGTCCAAATGTCACTGCTGGATTGATATGTCCACCTGCAAACACCCATCAAAGAAAACCCATATCTTCAACAATGATTCAACCAGTCAGAGAATTCCTActtggatcatggagtgtgatctagAACTCTGAAGAAAACAACTTACACAGTCGAAACAAGAAGCAATACATGATAACATCATTTACTGTCGAAATCACATATGTGTAGTAATAAAGTTCCTAATGCTAGAAACAAAACAGGTGTATGATTTCTATGGAAACAAAAACAGGGCATGATTTGTAATGTTAAGGAAAAACACAAACCATACATCTTCAGTTATAGCTCACAATAGTAGTAGAATTTCTATTTCTTCATGATGGACAATAAGTGTGATCCCTAATGTTAAAGGGAAAAAATTCAGAGTAAAAAACAAAAGCAATGCATATTAACATCATGGACTGTTCAAATCATGTCTGCAGTAACATAATTCTTAATGCTAGAAACTAAAACAGGTCATGATTTCAGGGGCATGATTTTTATGGAACTTTCTATGGGGTGTGATCCTTATCGTTAAGGAAAAAAATAGCACAACCCCTATATTTTCAATTATAGATCACAGTAGTAGTAGAATTTTTACTTTCTTACGATGGAAATCATCGAAGAAAGCAACTCACACAATCGAACACAATCGAAATCAGAAACAATATATGCTAACATCGTGGACTGTCTAAATCATATCTCTACACCAATAGAATCCCTAGGTACAAAAACAGGGGCATAATTTCTACATGGAACTTTCTCTCACCTGAGATTCCTGCAGTGCAATAAACAAGCACAAATATCATTCCCCCAAAAGACCAGGCAATTCCCAAGAGCCCAACACTACCACAGCCAGCACTGTTTCTCTTATGCCCAATTACAGTTGCAACTGTTATGTACAAAAACAGCAATGTTGCAATGAACTCTGCAATCAGTGCACGGTAGAAAGACCAGAGCTTGAACTCATTCATATCAAAGAAAGCAGCAGGTGGGGGGTCTTTGTAGTCCTTGGCCACAAAACCCTCCTGCTCCACTGCTTCTTCCTGGGCCATTTTCTCAATCAAAACAATGCTAAACTATCTTACAACCTGGTTTGTCTATACAAAGAAACAGAGAGAactcaagaagaagaagcaatttgGTTTGTTTGGTCAAGAAAAAGGTGTGGCATGTGAGCTATTTATGCCAAAAGGAAGAGCATTCCTAGTGTGCCCTACTGACCACCGTCTCTGTCAAATCTGCATTGCATAACCCACTCAGAGCTCACCAACGGGCAATTTTCTATAGTAGATTAGGACAAAATCGGGAACAGTAGCCGACCATTGCCGCTCATCTATCTTTTGGTACGTTGAAAACAGTAATTGAGATAACACAGTTACCCACCCATTGAATTAACCTAAATTTCCATGAGAGGAAAAAAAATTCACAGCTCGGATAGCTGCAGGCACACCTAACTGCTAGCTGTCCGGTGGGGAAGAATTTTCATAGTTATTATCTTATGGGAATGCTAATCTAATGGTGATGTCACTGTCAATATTTAATGGATTCCAAACCAATCACATTTCTTTAAATAAAGTTTGCTAATATCATATTTCCAAATTTGTTTGGATGGAAGATTTTTTTATTTACAAAGTTGTTTTAGCTATCCGATATGGGAGCATGAGTCTTAGACTGAATCTTTTTGGCTATGAACCAAAGACTAAGGGTATCGATTTGACCAAATTTATCCAACAATTTGCAATTTTGAAACTAACCATGTGTAGTTAAAAATCATAAACTGTTGTGAATTTTTATTACTTATTATAAATATGATATTTCCACATTTTATGAATTGATAAGTGACTAGTTATAAGTTTGCCTAAGTGAATAGGTAAGGGGGATACATAGATTTTAAGGGCTCATTTTTACATTTGCTTTTGAGATTTAAATGATAGGGCATGTCATCCATGTCATCCATTTGATATGATTTATAATCATTCTCTCCtccttgataggatagatatgAATTCTCATACTCTAATGGTTAATATTTGGTTGTTTGTTTTTTCTCTATTATCTTTTTATGGCTCTAGATTGAGTCTTGATAGCAAGGACGCCATCATTGTTTGCCAGTTGGTGATACTAAATTGTACAATTGTTAAAAGGTAGCACTCAAAAAGTTTAAGGGGTGAGAAATTTTTGGAGAAATCCACTTCACACATTGAATAGCAGATTGGCAACTCTATATTTAGAGCCTAGGTCATTTGTATTTAGGGCATGACAAAGGAAATGGATGGAGCTCCCTACTTTAGGGTTAAGGAGGTCACGAGCAACTTGCTCTTAGATCTTGGTCAACTCTTAAACATtgaattttcatagcctaatccCTTACCTACACGACAATGCTCTCTTAAGTTGCAAGTACGTACCTCCTTCACAATGATATGGAGGATGTGActatcatttgaaacattttcacTATATCAatgcaaaacaaaataaaaatcataaagagTATATATGAAATTGCTAAGGTTATGAAAGTAGAAGTTCTACTACTTGGTGCCTATCATGGACATCTATTGTTGTGGGAAGGAGTGGGAAGATGAATTGTGGAGAATCCTCATCCTCACAATTTGATGAAATGTACCAAATGTGAAGATTGTGTCAAGGTTTAGTGGTGCTTGTATAGTTTGCCTCAATTACCCATGGTCGTTTGTTAGTTGGTTGATCTATTATGAAGAATTTAAGACTAACAATAACATTATGACTGGTTTTTGGATGGGCTATGGTAATTTTTCCCTCCCTCCcttccttttgatttttttttagcttGAAATAATATATGCAAATTTATGGAGAATACTAAGGTAGTAACATTTTATGTTTTTAAGTTTTAATCAAGtaaaaaacaatataaaatataCTCATTTTGATAGGGCATTAGAGTTCTTTGTTCAATTCCAAGCTCATGAAATGCTAAGCTTTGAGCATGTTTTCAATCCTATTATCTTAGAGAGTTAATTCATGAGGCTTAATCCTCTTTACAAAAGATGGATTTTGTGAGCTCTCTAATACCAATATCCAAAtagaaacacttttttttttttttctccttaATACATTACATAATTTTACaactaaaaaattatataaatttattcatcaatattcatatttcttattattttaaattataattatacaaataaaagtcaaaattttaatatatttaaaattgtaTTGACTAAAAGTGTTATTCTCAATATCCAAAAGTCAGATTTACAATGCAATTTGGTAATATCAAAattgttaatataaataaataaataaaatacattcatttatttattgtgAAGAAATACAATAAAGTATTATACATTTTTGTCTTTTATTCTAATTAATTGTCCCAAttatataagttttttttttttaaatacatattttatataaaatagttagattaattaattaaaactattAATCTACAATTAATCTAAAtttatgaattgaaattgaaataataaatgtttttgattaaaaaagtagcGTTAACTAGGGTGACGACCCTTTacatagtcagagactatcaaAAGGTTAAAACTAACCAAGGGAGCAAGCCCCCCAACAACTGGGTCAAACAGGGAAATAGGAAATCTTGTCAGACCAAAAAACCAACGAggcccaactcaaggaggggtagaGACACCCAAGCCTTGACAAGGAGAGGTTTGGACAATTTGAAATAATAAATGTTAAATTCAATgttgaaattaaataaatctaaaggTGATATTTAATTAGATTTAAAGTGAGCAAATAATGTAGCAATCACTTAACTACAATGTTGAATTTTAGGGATTGTCTTAAACTCTGCAAATTAATCTTTGCTTGTTCAATGATTCCTTATTCAATTCTCAACACGTCCTTGAAGGATTGATGACAACAAGCAAACATGCAGTAGATGTAGAATGATGTATAGTGATGTGATAATCTCATTTTTCTACTCTCATTTGTATGCAATAAATTGTCTTCAATGATTCTTaaatttttgttttatgttttcaaATGAATTCATGTAGTGAATAAATGGTCTTAAATACAAATGTGTGTTAAGTCTATAACAACTGCAAAAATTTAACTAAATGTAAATTTACCTATCAAATATAAACCAACAAATCTAAGCGTAAGAGATCATTACAAATCAAGTGTAAATATTGAATACAAATATTATGACCGAAATCAATCttcaaaagtaaaaacaaaatcaaattacaataatGTCTTAAAAGACCCTATTAAAATAAATCTAGAATATGAAAagtaatttatttatatttgtctCTTAactaaataaagaaaagaatagcATTAGGGCACATAATTAGAACACAATCTACTAAACATATAAAATATGTGTCTAGCATTAGATAGTCATactattataatttttaatttcaatttagCTATTATGGTTTGAGGCTGGGTGGTTGTGGGTGATCCTTATGACAACTTAATCAACAACACTTTCGGCGAGTCGCAAATAAATAAGCACAAATTTCGAGATTAACCCACGATATCCAATGAATGTACTTACATATCAACTCTACATAAATATCGCATTGTCCAATATTAGctattattgtattatatttaaaaacaattaaatgtaGATGATGATTAATAGTTGAAATAACAAAATAAATAAGGCACCCATTAAAGAATAGAGAGTTTTATATTACAATTTTAAAGAgttcaagaaatttagaattgaatTTCTAACAAAATTGTAGATCTAATCTTTTTGAAAAGATGAGATTTTTGGGTGATCTTAGTTTTTGTCTAAAGTTCTTGTCATCTTTACATCTTTACATCTATTTTGATGATGGGTCATAGAGTACATCTTATGTAATCAATCTAGAAGCTTTCAAACAGTTCAATAAGATATTTTATGATGACAATTTTAACTATAATATTGTTCATATATGCATTCTTCAACTTTTGATTGCACTTTGTATATGATACAAATCATATCACACCTATATATAATAAAGGTGGCTACTACTTACAAGATAGTTCCATTGATGTCACGGATAACAATTGATCCAAATCTATTATATCACTGTATATATAATAAAGGTTGTTAGTACTTACAACAAGTgttcaatatttttctttttcttataaACAATAACTAAAGAATTATTATCTAACAATAATATTATAAGGCAATATAATGTTAGAAATAAAATTTCCACAATTAAAACTACCGGCAACAAACAAGTGTGTTAGTGGTGATGGAATATTGAGTGACATTTTATCTTTATGATTTATATTGGTGCTATTGTTTTGATGGATTATCGATTGATCATGACTTTATCTTTATCAATAAGTAAgatttttaaaaacattttctAGTACTAAagaatataaatattataataataaaaaaaaacacttGCGATAGTTGTTAAAAATAGAAATATTAACTAATGACAAAACAAATATTAAGTTGAATGCTTAACATatatttttgctttttgtttgtagaCTAGGTACTCAGCAACTTTAATATAGAGAATCCCAAATAAATGTCAAGTTTATTTTGTATATTTCAGTTTCTATGCAATTTGCATAAAAGATTTCCCAACAAGCCCAAACTTGGCCCCACAACTGCTAATTAAATGTTATGTGTCTCATCACTCTTTGAATGGATGGCCAAGCAATTTTTTTGAGGTGAGCTTCAGTTTTCAAGATTGTCTAGAATAATTTGAACATGTACTATTAAAAaaacaatatttaatattattagtACCTTGCAGTCATgtcatatatataaaaaagaaaatttagaaatTATACTTATGGTAGatgatttttatattatttgattgattttgattgttttttagTATAGAATATGTGTTTTTTATTTGGATTCTATAGTGATGAATTTTTGTACATTTAAAAGGTTTTATAATACTTATGATTGAGAGATATTtatttcattaaagtcttcttgtAATTATTCCAATCTTTATCTCTTATATATTGTACCTCTTTGCAAGTATGACGTGAAGAAAATCGACAAGAGTACATTTAAATATGACATACAAACAAattagtttgtttttgttttgagaaTGAGAAAATATATCTAAAGTATTCAACTTATATGCGTGGTACATACATCATCAAAATCTATGAATAGATTGAGTTTGTAATGAATAATGCATTTCACAAAAAGTGACTTGATTACTTATTGTCTCATGAATGGTTTAATTTGGAGAGTAGGTTTTATAAACCTTGTTCTCTCTAGTTGAAAATATGGTATAAAGTAGATTTGTTGGAGGATTTTTTTTTACTATAAAGATGTGTGATCATGAACATTTTATTGTATTAAAGATATGGAATTTTCATAGTCTATATGATGGTTTGAAATGTTTCTTGATTTGATTGCAAaattttctcatcaaaatttctacTCACATTTCATAATTGATCAGCAGGATATATCATCTTATGAGTTTCACCTTGATGGCGAATCATGGAGTGTGGTCCATAACATTGATAAAAAAAAAGTTCACATAGTCAAATTGAGAAacatttgtgttgtgttatcaaatgTTATGCATTCTTTCCCCATGGACTTCGTGGCACCTCAATTTTTAATATTTGATAGTAAAGGTGACCCTTGAGCATGCATTTGAGATCTTTTGTAGCTACATGTCTACATTTTATATATTATGATAAGTTGTTAGAGTAAATTATTTCCATGCACATTAAAATTTTATGGTATTGAATGTTCTTTTTGCTTAATTATCTATCCATGCACTTGTTTATTAGACTAGAATGTTTACCTAAAGCAATTGAAAGTTAATCAAAGCACTAAATCTCATaatcaatagataaaaaaaaacataattataATATACTCATTTATGAATATCGTTAAAGATGAAAAATATAATGATAATTAAAACCTTAGTTTGTGTTATCTTACTACATGAGTTTGGATCCAAGACTCTGCAAGTCATAAGATTTTCTATATTACTTGTACATTCAtacctaaaaaaatttaaaattagatctttCAATGGTTTATCAATGTTGCACCTACAAattttatttaatgattaaaaagaaccactatcacatatatctatatatatgcctATAGCTCATATCTCACTTTTTACCTCTtgatttctcttatttttctttatactttaaaattttattatgcattatttattatatttttcatattGATTTTGTTGAGAATGGGTATCTCGAACTTACTGATCGAAATCTCGAACAGATGGCACTTGGTCTCTAAAATGAGCAGTTTACTATGAATAACTTTTGTGTTATTGATACAATAGTTGATAACTTTCATGTTATGTACTCGCCTGGAGCAACAATGATTTCGGTATAGCATCCAGGTTTGGTAAGACTCTACCAAGCAGTTCAGAGAAGTCACTCCTCTTACTGATGTCGGGGAGACAATTGATGTGTCTTGCTAACATGAAGTGGTCTATCGGTATAGCTTGTAGTTTCGGTATGTATCCCACAACAGTCAACCGAAGTTATGTTGCTACACTGACAAGCCCAAGTTCGATATAGCTATGGCAAAGACAAAGATTTCGATGTAGCTTGGGGTTTTTGTAAGATTATCTGAAGGAGGTAACGAAAGTTTCACTTTGTGGTGATAAAGGCTATATCGGTACGATGTTGTTGGAGTCTTGTCGATGCACTATTGTTTTCGGTGAGACTATGGAATTCGCTAAGAAATTTTTAAGGCATTGTCGAGGTGAGGAACATTTGCCGATAACCTTTGAGACTTGGTGGGGACCACGATGGACTTGTTTTGACTTGCTGATTTGTCTGCTGACGATTGGTGGAAACTGGAACGACTCAAAGGAAGTGATGGTGACAACATGCGTGTTATTGACAATCTGAGAAGTTCGATAGTTGGAAGATGTAGTAACtaaaacaaaatatttttcaacaGAGACATTTAAATGTCTGGAAAATAGTTGCAAGTGGTTGGATCGTGTGGTGATGATTTTTATCATTGTGCAAAAGAGGATTGTAGCAATCGATTGGTAATTCTGTAAAAAGCTAAATTGAAAAGCCGATTAAGATTGTAATCTTTTGTATTGCTACCTGAATAGAGACCAAATCAAAGCTTGAAAATCTGTAAACTTGTATGTAATTGTTTTACTGTAATACAAGGGATTACTTTGGTGTGTGGGGTTTTCActcataagggttttcccacatgaaATCCGACATAcatctttgtgtttgtgtttttcatgttgctcTATTTATCTTGTATTATGTATCTTAACTGTTATAATTTGAATTGAAGCACTCACCTGCTTTACTTCACTAAGAATTTGACATTAGGAAGGTGTTTTCCGCACTCtgttttccttacaagtggtattagagttggccagttgtgttatccttgtgggtaggaCAGGCTTTTTGTGTTAATTCCGCAGTGGGAGTTTTGTACAGGTTTATTTAAAATTGCAAACTGAGATGGCAAGCACATCAGGAAGAGTggacattgataaatttaatggcaGCAGCTatgagttatggaaactcaagatggaagacatgTTGGTTAATAGAGACCTCTGGGTTGCACTGTCTAGATCAAAACCATCAGGCATGAAACAAGAAGATTGGGATATCGCAGATAGGAAGGCCAAAGGGCTAATTAGATTATGCCTTTCAGATTCTTTTCTcttgaatgttcatgaggagaagacaacaACTTTTGGGTGaaagaaacttggtgatatttatcaaggaaagTCTCTGGTAAATAAGTTGTTCCTAAGGAAGAATTTATACTCCTTGAAGATGAGCGAAAGGACTTATGTGGTAGATCATTTAAATGCTTTCAAAATGATCGTTGCACAGTTAACTTCTATGGGAGATAAGATTGAGGATGAGGACTAGTGTATGCTTCTATTGTGTTCTTTGCCAAACACATGGGACCATCTGGTGATGGCTATTGGGAGTACAATAACCACTTTCAAAATGGAGGATGTGGTTTCTTCACTGCTCTCAAAAGAGGCATGAAGAAAGTCTTTTGAAATGGCCAATGAGGCCCTTGTTGTTCGAGGAAGATCAAAAGAGAAAGGAAAACAAATTAAaaggacaagaagtctaaatccaaaTCAAAGGAGAGATCAAAGTCTCCTGGGAAGAAGTCCAAGGTGAAATGATGGAATTGTGGGAAGACTAGCCATATCCAAAATGACtgtaaagaggagaaaaagaagaataagaagaactcTTATGATACTAAATCTGCTCATAGTGATGCAGATGCCTTCATTGTTGCCTTGACAACATAGATAGTTGGCAATGTCTGGTTGATCGATTCTGGTGCATCTTTCAACATGACATCTCATAGAGAATGGTTTTCCAAGtatgaagagtatgatggtggaaaGGTTTACCTGGCTAGTGATTCATCTCTTAAAATTGTTGGTCGAGAAAGAGTCAGAATTTAGTTTCCTGATGGAAGAACAAAGGGTATTGATGGCATAATATACATACCAGGTCTAGCTTGTAGTCTGTTTTATGTTAGTAAGATGAATTATGTTGGTGTGAAAGTATTATTCTCAGAgggtggttgtaagatgactagagtCTCTATAGTGCTAGCTAAGGGTGCAAGGATCGGTACTATGTTCAAGCTAGATGCACAGTCTATTGAATGTAATAGTGTCTTTGGAAAGTCAGATAAGGTTGCCTGGAAGAAGAACGTTGCAAGTTCAATGGAGGTTAAACTTCCTGCTAAGAAAACCATTCTTTGGCATCATAGACTCGTTCACATAGGAGAGAAGGGCTTAAAATCTCTGGAAAACAAAAACCAGGTAGAGGGGCTCGATGATTGTAACcttgaatttgaattttgtgaacatTGTATATATAGAAAGCAACATTGTGTTTCATTTTATTCCAGTCCTCATAAATCTTTTGGTTTGCTGGATTATATTCACTCTGATGTATTTGGCCCGGTTAATGTTCCTTCATTGTTGAATTCTAGATATTATGTTTCTTTTATAGATGGTTATtcgagaagggcatttgtgtattttttgaaaaataaataaaaaatgttagtcagtttaaggaatttaaaaccttggttgaaaatcagattgataggaaaattaaatgcctaaggactgataatggcagtgagttCTATTCTGCAAAAtttgatcaattttgcaaagacgatggaattaaaaggcataagaccacaccttacactccacaacaaaatggagttgctgaaaggttgaatagAACATTGATGGAAAAGGTgagaagcatgttgagtagtgtTGGTCTAGAGAAGAAGTTATGGTCTGAGGCTATGTCTACATCATGTTATTTACaaaatagatctcccacttcagCATTGGTGGATAAAATGCCCATataagcatggtctggtaagaagacCTCTCTGAGACATATTTGtgtctttggttgtgaggcatatgcatatGTTCCTGATgtaaatagatctaagttggataacaaggtTGTTAAGTGTATCTTTATTAGCTATAGTTTGggagtgaaaggatacaagctttggaatccggTAACTGAGAAGGTATTGTACAACAGAAGTGTTATCTTCTATGAGCTAAAGACCACCTCAATTGATATGCAGTTTGAAAAGACAAAGAAAAAGGAAGCAGAAGTTGAAATTCCTCTAACTTTAGAAAAGGAGGAACTTCGAACTCCATGTGTACTTGAAAGTAAGGAGATCTCAAGCAGCTATCATAGTTCTggtcaagaagaagaacaagaacctcCACCTCAGCCATTGAGGAGGTCTACATAGGAGAGAAGACAATCTGATAGGTATGGTTTCTTATTGTTGGATACTAACTGTGCCTATCCTTTGGTTACtaacactgatgagcctaggactatgaaAGAGGCAATACAAATGCCTTATTCAAATTCCTGGTTGGAGGCCATGAATGAAGAAATGGCTTCACTAAAGAAGAATGAAACCTGAGATCTAGTGCCCTTCCCTGAAGGTAGAAGACATGTTAGctgcaaatgggtatttaaaaagaaaattagtCTGAATGGCAGTGTGGAAAAGTATAAAGTTGAATTGGTTGCGAAGGGCTATTCCCAagttgatggaattgattatggagaaatattttctcttgtagCAAAGTTGACATCTATCAGATGTCTTTTGTCACTTTGCAGCAACATTTGACTTTGAGattgagtagatggatgtgaagacaatgcTCCTTTATGGTgacttggaggaagagatttatatgtcccaACCTGATCATtttgtggtaaaaggtaaagaatCTTTGGTTTGTAGTTGAAAAAGTCTCTCTATGGTTTGAAAGAGTCACCTAGAATGTGGTACTAGAAGTTTGATACCTTTGTGTTGTCTCTaggatttgtaagatcgaagtcTGATCATTGTGTGTATTACAAGACTGAGAATGATTATTTACTTATCATTGctctgtatgttgatgatatgttgtttaatGGGAATGATGAGGGTATGATTGTTGACTTAAAGTCTTAGTTATCAACATgctttgaaatgaaagatttaggtgcaaCTAGGTATATTCTAGGGAAAAAAATCAATAGGGAGAGAAAGAATAGAAAGATTTGGCTTAGTTAGAGAAAGTACATTAGTACTATCCTAGAGAGATTTAACATGTCAGTCTGTAAGCAGTTAGTAGTTCCAGTATTACATGGAGCAAAACTCTATTGAAGATTGTCCAAAATCTATGTCTAAGATGGAGGACATGGCCAAGGTGCCTTATGCAAGTGCAGTTGGAagcctaatgtatgcaatggtctaTACAAGGCCatacattgcccaagtagtgggagtattAAGTCGATTTATGGCAAATCCAGGAAGACAACACTGGGATGTtgtgaagagagtgtttagatacctgaaaggtacctcTCAATATGCTTTGTGTTACCA is part of the Cryptomeria japonica chromosome 10, Sugi_1.0, whole genome shotgun sequence genome and harbors:
- the LOC131076888 gene encoding probable aquaporin PIP2-8; its protein translation is MAQEEAVEQEGFVAKDYKDPPPAAFFDMNEFKLWSFYRALIAEFIATLLFLYITVATVIGHKRNSAGCGSVGLLGIAWSFGGMIFVLVYCTAGISGGHINPAVTFGLFLARKVSLPRAVLYMVAQCLGAICGCGLVKAFQKSYYTQYGGGANSVANGYTKGVGLGAEIIGTFVLVYTVFSATDPKRSARDSHVPVLAPLPIGFAVFMVHLATIPITGTGINPARSFGAAVIYGHQQPWDDQWIFWVGPFVGALAAAAYHEYILRASHLKALGSFLSNTAV